In one Bacillaceae bacterium S4-13-56 genomic region, the following are encoded:
- a CDS encoding NifU family protein → MQTQVQDVINKLRPFLLRDGGDVELVDVEDGIVRLRLMGACGSCPSSTITLKAGIERALIEEVPGIREVEQVF, encoded by the coding sequence ATGCAAACACAGGTTCAGGATGTAATAAATAAGTTACGTCCATTCTTACTCCGTGATGGCGGAGACGTGGAGTTAGTGGATGTTGAAGATGGCATTGTTCGCTTAAGATTAATGGGAGCATGTGGAAGTTGCCCAAGCTCTACAATTACCTTAAAAGCAGGAATTGAACGCGCACTCATCGAGGAAGTACCTGGTATCCGAGAGGTTGAGCAGGTTTTCTAA
- the dapF gene encoding diaminopimelate epimerase, whose translation MMNIPFTKMHGLGNSYIYIDVFSFDKLDEKDYSHLAQDVSSIYTGIGSDGLILIMPSEKADVRMRIFNKDGSEGKNCGNGLRCVAKYAFENNIVSKESFQIETLAGVVQATVHVQDNIVIKEVTVNMGKPRLTRAIIPMIGPESEEVINEKFEIGENHLNITAVSMGNPHAVFFVDDIDQAPLYDIGAKVSLDPRFPEGVNAEFVEVVQPDEINFRVYERGSGVTQACGTGACAAAIASILNGFSHRNKDITVHLAGGDLIIKWDLDGQVWMTGAATTVAKGNYQWYPNR comes from the coding sequence ATCATGAACATTCCTTTTACTAAAATGCACGGGTTAGGTAATAGTTATATTTATATTGATGTTTTTTCATTCGATAAACTAGACGAAAAAGATTATTCTCATTTAGCTCAAGATGTTTCGTCTATTTATACAGGAATTGGTTCAGATGGTCTCATCTTAATCATGCCGTCTGAGAAAGCTGATGTCCGAATGAGGATTTTTAACAAGGACGGATCGGAAGGCAAAAATTGTGGAAATGGTTTACGCTGTGTAGCAAAATACGCCTTCGAAAACAATATTGTTTCAAAGGAAAGCTTTCAGATTGAGACATTAGCTGGAGTTGTTCAAGCGACTGTTCATGTTCAAGACAACATAGTTATTAAAGAAGTAACTGTTAATATGGGTAAACCACGTCTTACCCGAGCCATCATCCCTATGATAGGACCTGAAAGCGAAGAAGTTATAAATGAAAAGTTTGAAATTGGAGAAAACCATCTTAATATAACAGCTGTTTCCATGGGAAACCCTCATGCTGTTTTCTTTGTTGATGATATTGATCAAGCTCCTTTATATGACATTGGAGCAAAAGTTTCATTAGATCCTCGTTTTCCAGAAGGAGTAAATGCTGAGTTTGTAGAAGTGGTTCAGCCCGATGAAATCAATTTCCGTGTCTATGAACGTGGCTCAGGGGTTACTCAGGCATGTGGGACTGGGGCGTGTGCAGCTGCGATTGCTTCTATTCTAAATGGGTTTTCTCATCGAAATAAAGATATAACGGTTCATTTGGCTGGTGGAGATTTGATCATCAAATGGGACTTAGATGGCCAGGTATGGATGACGGGGGCAGCCACAACAGTCGCTAAAGGAAATTACCAATGGTATCCCAATCGTTAA
- a CDS encoding iron-sulfur cluster assembly accessory protein: MVITISENASLQVKEMLKEEEGDQLHLRFGVQGGGCSGLSYKLGFDANVEEDDVTFDSNGISIVVKKEDVPIIEGTTIDFKQNMMGGGFTIDNPNAIASCGCGSSFRTATEAGSPEGC, from the coding sequence ATGGTCATTACAATTAGTGAAAATGCAAGTTTACAAGTGAAGGAAATGCTTAAAGAAGAGGAAGGAGATCAACTTCACCTTCGATTTGGAGTCCAAGGTGGAGGGTGTAGTGGTCTATCCTATAAATTAGGATTCGATGCAAACGTTGAAGAAGATGATGTCACCTTTGATTCAAATGGGATTTCGATAGTTGTAAAAAAAGAAGATGTTCCAATCATTGAAGGTACAACGATTGATTTTAAACAAAATATGATGGGTGGCGGATTTACGATCGATAATCCGAATGCGATTGCTTCCTGTGGATGTGGTTCTTCGTTTAGAACGGCAACAGAAGCAGGGTCACCAGAAGGTTGCTAA
- a CDS encoding YuzB family protein: MNPIIEFCSNNLASGSHKAFEELEKDSNLDVIEYGCLSHCGLCSRSLFALVNGDRVVGETPEELVKNIYQYIEDNPMF, encoded by the coding sequence ATGAACCCTATTATAGAATTTTGTAGCAATAACTTAGCTAGTGGTTCTCACAAGGCATTTGAGGAACTAGAAAAGGATTCGAATTTAGATGTCATAGAATATGGATGCTTGAGTCATTGCGGTCTTTGTTCTCGATCTCTTTTTGCACTAGTTAATGGGGATAGAGTTGTAGGAGAAACTCCAGAAGAGCTGGTTAAGAACATTTATCAATATATAGAAGATAATCCTATGTTTTAA
- a CDS encoding YuzD family protein, which translates to MGIEIIVYGADQLCASCVNAPGSKETYEWLQAAIARKFGETGITYKYVDIYNPPNQAPYNQMARRVADEEFFYPLVLVNDEVVGEGNPRLKTIFKELEDKGLKPIM; encoded by the coding sequence ATGGGTATAGAAATTATCGTTTATGGGGCAGATCAACTATGTGCAAGTTGTGTGAATGCCCCAGGGTCAAAAGAAACATATGAATGGCTTCAAGCAGCGATTGCCCGCAAGTTTGGAGAAACGGGTATTACTTATAAATACGTGGATATTTATAATCCTCCTAATCAAGCTCCCTATAATCAAATGGCAAGAAGAGTAGCTGATGAAGAATTCTTCTATCCTTTAGTTTTAGTCAATGATGAAGTTGTAGGGGAAGGGAACCCTCGATTAAAAACCATTTTCAAGGAACTGGAAGATAAAGGTCTAAAACCTATCATGTAA